From the genome of Podospora pseudoanserina strain CBS 124.78 chromosome 7 map unlocalized CBS124.78p_7.2, whole genome shotgun sequence, one region includes:
- a CDS encoding uncharacterized protein (EggNog:ENOG503PQ0J), with protein sequence MTTTPSPLLAIRSSSLQMLASLLRLPPEMMAGGVTTREMPAQWLAEQKQVVDSGVLPFEVLAKHTTTAREVSSPSRWRRVVAPFLLTGSRQRGLCQAHGGLDYDLVREVYGLVRKEVVDGGEGVRSWLRFISRRREEYKRDDWRDVRGFVEDMAGVVVLMEGFEVGDGVDEERWEGYFGRGVRMEDVKERFGTGWERVGSGCLACVLGVIGGRKEVVVGLRGSCLSRAKRRTPRLEGRWLGGWMDGEMVRDSEVLAGRLRVVRRLQEGRSGGKGVGMDFVRGVEEVRLADNAGHRAGGNAIYEGEGSRQLSTNNPYRTTDPKSPSPPVPPPQEPFGGFDGAFDSDDDHYQQILNTLVPPGNHIQNPIPPPTPPSMSDSRDYHPPRRSWTAPIPPLSLPRRCPPPHHSHPPANLNPQVHTAIIPPPSSSYYADEILNHYQDYQDHKPSARTRSSTIFSGRPRPEEYDSLVAMDNDEAALLCRREHQKRLDECYSEKSTKARLKRGLERGRSSPGSDGGRTEWGDFCRF encoded by the coding sequence atgaccaccaccccgtcgCCTCTACTCGCCATACGGAGCAGCTCCCTCCAGATGCTCGCCTCGCTGCTCCGTCTCCCGCCCGAGATGATGGCTGGGGGGGTAACCACGAGGGAGATGCCTGCCCAATGGCTCGCGGAGCAGAAGCAGGTGGTTGACTCGGGGGTTTTGCCTTTCGAGGTGCTGGCgaaacacaccaccaccgcgagGGAAGTGTCGTCGCCGtccaggtggaggagggttgttgctCCGTTCTTGCTTACCGGCAGTCGTCAACGGGGGTTGTGTCAAGCCCATGGTGGTCTCGATTATGACCTTGTCAGGGAGGTTTATGGCTTGGTTaggaaggaggtggttgatggcggggagggggtgaggtcTTGGTTGAGGTTTATTTCTCGGCGTCGAGAGGAATATAAACGGGATGATTGGAGGGAtgtgagggggtttgttgaggatatggcgggggtggttgtgttgatggaggggtttgaggtgggtgacggggtggatgaggagcgGTGGGAGGGGTATTTTGGAAGGGGGGTACGGATGGAAGATGTGAAAGAAAGGTTCGGGacggggtgggagagggtgggaagTGGGTGTTTGGCttgtgttttgggggttattggcgggaggaaggaggtggttgttgggttgagggggagttgCTTATCGcgggcgaagaggaggacgccgaggCTGGAGGGAcggtggttgggggggtggatggatggggagatggtgagggatAGTGAGGTgctggcggggaggttgagggttgtgaggaggctgcaggaggggaggtctggggggaagggggtgggcaTGGATTttgtgaggggggttgaggaggtgaggttggctgACAATGCTGGTCACCGAGCTGGTGGCAATGCGATatatgagggtgagggcagCAGGCAACtcagcaccaacaacccgTACAGAACTACTGACCCTAAaagcccatcaccaccggtaccaccaccacaagaacCATTCGGCGGGTTCGACGGCGCCTTCGATTCCGACGATGACCACTACCAACAaatcctcaacaccctcgttCCCCCCGGCAATCACATCCAAAATCCCATACCACCCCCGACACCCCCATCCATGAGTGACTCTAGAGACTATCACCCCCCTCGCCGAAGCTGGACAGCCCCCataccccccctttcccttcctcgccgctgccccccaccccatcattCTCACCCTCCTGCAAACTTGAATCCCCAAGTTCACACCgccatcatcccacccccctcctcaagctATTACGCCGACGAAATCCTCAACCATTATCAGGATTATCAGGATCACAAACCATCAGCCAGAACAAGATCCAGCACCATCTTCTCTGGGAGACCCCGGCCGGAAGAATACGACAGCTTGGTTGCCATGGACAACGATGAAGCGGCTTTGTTGTGTCGCCGTGAACATCAGAAACGTTTGGACGAATGCTACAGTGAGAAGAGCACAAAGGCGAGGCTGAAAAGGGGGCTCGAAAGGGGCAGGAGCAGTCCAGGAAGTGATGGGGGCAGGACAGAGTGGGGTGATTTCTGTCGGTTTTGA
- a CDS encoding uncharacterized protein (EggNog:ENOG503NVWN; COG:S) — MNRLRLPSRLKIARPSLKSHPSKLALRTKKVPPGFPSYIGVITRHHIPKLLSDGTSVWFPYPGRSPRGHTLRAVLNIPRELNPTITTINKAVAPEKNQGNAQTMTSYTQVVTTPTADTPGACVLLHFDRRRYLFGRMAEGTQRAMVQRKVAMAKIHNIFVTGTVDWSTTGGLPGLMLTLADVVAGAKAARADELAVREAKGLKSKDRDIDDDLHIYGGRNLVHSLATTRRFIFRKGIPLSLNEIRTDSPSQRNDRAIPDFEDDLVRIWHLPITSNSSATRPGSRKRKHSDLEEGEEEAETAVTEQAELSDAEAQHIRQAAVAGMFSSTWSLDTLHEVNLRDADPLAKIFFRSEGGMIEEYKGPRPGNTEKLPDIRVLIRSPWPAAKIETLPITKPSNESLCYIAKCHPRRGKFKPEEANKLGVSKFDFKKLIDGETITLENGTVVTPDMVMEPTVAGRGLAVIDIPTEDMVNSFLARPEWSDSALMSGIDVMYWISSEQFSAYRDERLVEFMKKFPSVQHVLLGQDVCPNTLALQDPADKTLKLNFIDPDRFPLLKFDSRPLAPVDAGDVGAAGARINLHPKPGPSSEFLISPIDPIGTLKALVGQHREVVEMAREASKKIADPAFLVEVEESQKDIPNCDTEIIPLGTGSALPSKYRNVSATLIRVPGHGSYLFDCGENTLGQLRRLYGNEGTDEVLKDLRAIYISHLHADHHFGTASMMARWNKVTAGTDALLGVIATGGFHSWMLEYDGVEPLGLDRVVGIVPYRGGQPNADLGWKFPPTLNQSECNAVQERFPKVEICWVDHCQNATAIVMTFAPSGLKIAYSGDCRPSKKFAELGKGAHLLLHECTFEDGLKGDAVAKKHSTISEALAVGRDMGARRILLTHFSQRYPKLPAPEGEGEKVELGKDTAVLYAFDHMRVKLGEFKQAEEFIPAIKKLLEEEMKEKEGEDGEEGEEGGEEAAKKAEKKKEQERKKAEKQKKKLEHAKAAMEQKKGKGKNRGKVAEVVKEGEGGEKPEGTDKPEEKPEEVTSSEGDAKSEEVKTQEGVEKLEVKESEDVVMT, encoded by the coding sequence ATGAACCGCTTGCGCCTCCCAAGCCGCCTCAAGATTGCTCGACCATCTTTAAAGAGCCACCCCTCGAAACTTGCTCTACGAACGAAGAAGGTTCCGCCTGGCTTTCCTTCCTACATTGGTGTCATTACCCGACACCACATACCCAAGCTCTTGTCAGACGGCACCTCGGTTTGGTTTCCGTATCCAGGCCGGTCACCAAGAGGACACACGCTCCGAGCTGTGTTGAACATTCCTCGAGAGCTAAACCCGACAATCACGACGATAAACAAGGCCGTCGCCCCGGAAAAGAACCAGGGCAACGCCCAGACGATGACTTCCTACACCCAGGtggtcaccacccccacggCTGACACGCCGGGGGCGTGTGTGCTGCTGCATTTCGACCGGCGCCGTTATCTCTTTGGGCGCATGGCCGAGGGAACACAGAGGGCGATGGTGCAGAGGAAGGTTGCGATGGCGAAGATCCATAATATCTTTGTCACGGGCACGGTCGATTGGAGCACAACGGGAGGGTTGCCGGGCTTGATGTTGACTCTGGCCGACGTTGTGGCAGGAGCAAAGGCTGCTCGTGCCGACGAGCTTGCCGTGCGGGAAGCGAAGGGGTTGAAGTCGAAGGATAGGGATATCGACGACGACCTTCATATCTACGGAGGTAGGAACTTGGTACACTCTCTGGCTACTACCCGACGGTTTATCTTCCGCAAGGGCATTCCCCTTAGTCTGAACGAGATCCGAACCGATTCGCCGTCTCAGAGAAACGACCGTGCCATCCCCGACTTTGAGGATGATCTCGTCCGTATCTGGCACCTACCAATAACCTCGAATTCAAGCGCCACTCGTCCAGGGTCTAGAAAACGCAAACACAGcgacttggaggagggggaggaagaggccgaaACGGCAGTTACAGAGCAGGCTGAGCTTTCGGATGCGGAGGCTCAGCACATCAGACAGGCTGCCGTTGCGGGCATGTTTTCTTCGACGTGGAGTCTTGATACCCTGCACGAGGTGAACCTGCGCGATGCCGACCCATTGGCCAAGATCTTTTTCCGTTCCGAAGGCGGTATGATCGAGGAGTACAAGGGGCCTCGTCCTGGCAACACTGAAAAGTTGCCAGATATTAGGGTCTTGATCCGTTCGCCATGGCCGGCGGCCAAGATTGAGACGCTCCCCATTACGAAGCCGTCCAACGAGTCGCTGTGTTATATCGCCAAGTGCCACCCACGACGTGGCAAGTTCAAGCCCGAGGAAGCTAACAAGCTTGGTGTTTCAAAGTTTGACTTCAAGAAGTTGATCGATGGAGAAACTATCACGCTCGAGAATGGCACAGTGGTGACTCCTGACATGGTCATGGAGCCTACTGTCGCGGGGCGAGGCCTTGCCGTGATCGACATACCAACCGAAGACATGGTGAACAGCTTCCTCGCTCGTCCAGAGTGGTCGGATTCGGCGCTTATGAGCGGGATTGACGTGATGTATTGGATCTCGTCGGAGCAGTTCAGCGCTTACCGTGATGAGAGGCTCGTTGAGTTCATGAAGAAGTTTCCTTCGGTACAGCACGTTCTGCTCGGACAGGATGTTTGCCCAAACACATTGGCGCTGCAGGATCCAGCCGACAAGACGCTCAAGCTGAATTTCATTGACCCCGATCGGTTCCCTCTACTGAAGTTCGACAGCCGGCCGCTTGCCCCTGTGGATGCGGGCGATGTTGGCGCGGCTGGCGCCAGAATCAACTTGCATCCCAAGCCAGGGCCTTCTTCAGAGTTTTTGATTTCCCCTATCGACCCAATAGGCACCCTCAAGGCATTGGTTGGACAGCACCGCGAGGTGGTAGAGATGGCAAGAGAGGCGAGCAAGAAGATTGCCGACCCGGCCTTCCTTGTCGAAGTTGAGGAATCCCAGAAGGATATCCCCAACTGTGACACAGAGATCATCCCGCTGGGTACCGGCTCTGCCTTGCCGTCCAAGTACCGCAACGTCTCTGCCACGCTCATCCGTGTCCCCGGCCACGGCAGCTACCTGTTCGACTGCGGAGAGAACACACTTGGCCAACTCCGCCGTTTGTATGGTAACGAAGGCACAGACGAGGTCCTCAAAGACCTCCGCGCCATTTACATCAGCCACCTCCACGCCGACCACCACTTTGGCACCGCCAGCATGATGGCCCGCTGGAACAAGGTGACCGCCGGAACCGACGCTTTACTAGGTGTCATCGCCACCGGAGGGTTCCACTCCTGGATGCTCGAGTACGACGGCGTCGAGCCTCTGGGTCTGGACCGCGTAGTCGGCATCGTTCCCTACCGTGGGGGGCAGCCCAACGCCGATTTGGGCTGGAAATTTCCGCCCACCTTGAACCAGTCGGAGTGCAATGCCGTGCAGGAACGTTTCCCAAAGGTGGAGATCTGTTGGGTAGACCACTGCCAAAATGCCACCGCCATCGTCATGACCTTTGCCCCCTCTGGCCTGAAGATCGCCTACTCTGGAGACTGCCGCCCGTCTAAGAAATTCGCGGAGCTAGGAAAGGGCGCGCATTTACTGCTGCACGAGTGCACCTTTGAAGACGGGCTCAAAGGGGATGCCGTGGCGAAGAAACACTCCACCATCAGCGAGGCGCtcgcggtggggagggatatGGGCGCGAGAAGGATCTTGCTCACGCATTTTAGCCAGCGGTACCCGAAGCTGCCTGCtcctgagggggagggggagaaggtggagtTGGGGAAGGACACGGCGGTGCTGTACGCGTTTGATCATATGAGGGTGAAGTTGGGGGAGTTTAAGCAGGCGGAGGAGTTTATTCCTGCGATTAAgaagttgttggaggaggagatgaaggagaaggagggggaggatggggaagaaggggaggagggtggggaggaggcggcaaagaaggctgagaaaaagaaggagcaggagaggaagaaggcggagaagcagaagaagaagctggagcatgccaaggctgccatggagcagaagaaggggaaggggaagaatagggggaaggtggcggaggtggtgaaggagggtgagggtggtgagaagcCAGAAGGTACAGATAAGCCTGAGGAGAAACCCGAGGAGGTGACCAGCTCTGAGGGCGACGCAAAGTCAGAGGAAGTCAAAACCCAAGAGGGTGTTGAAAAGCTTGAAGTGAAAGAGTCAGAGGATGTCGTCATGACATAG
- the LKH1 gene encoding serine threonine protein kinase CMGC group (COG:T; EggNog:ENOG503NUFQ) — MSTPTTATATLPPYSHSHFHYPHHHQQHKSFPQPNTSAYRSTNPVLPPASRLVYPSTSGYNTHPATHAASNGASLMPLEPSRHHPHDSADLASHRSESLYSTMPATSQSSRTQVVTNPPPSSSKKRQRDVDWNDFYKNGLPTEIIVIDDSPEPEEPATSKNLTNGHSYASGPTDASVAPPAKRRRKETDAAPYDPVHHIASHTHTPRQYGSPSKSTTSSGRTNSANHTTAATSLGSLSSNGQYDHELQQASQGQKRKRTRAQTNSEAKRREALVTDAFASYIPPRQPIKKSRDVPVQIITDPPHMQTSRVDDDEGHYIVVPDNPLTERYQMVKLLGQGTFGKVVQAKDRQRPGKLVAIKIIRSVQKYREASKIELRVLETLKANDPENRNRCIHLRDCFDYRGHICIVMDLLGQSVFDFLKSNNFVPFPNSQIQSFARQLFTSVAFLHDLNLIHTDLKPENILLCHNEYQTFTYNRKIPSSSSNVARQATQRRVLLDTEIRLIDFGSATFQDEYHSSVVSTRHYRAPEIILGLGWSFPCDIWSIGCILVEFFTGDALFQTHDNLEHLAMMQAVVDANIDTHLVQSVNRQPRNGTNPASRYFKRNKLDYPTADTTRQSKRFVRAMKTLPEIIPPNNKFLKEFLALLQKIFVYDPAKRITAKEALSHPWFQEHAYPDDGTEAARIRAEKQRLNELSAIAP; from the exons AACACTCACCCGGCGACACACGCCGCGTCAAATGGAGCGAGTCTGATGCCTTTGGAGCCATCGAGACACCACCCACACGACTCGGCCGACTTGGCCTCCCATCGCTCGGAATCGCTCTACTCAACCATGCCGGCAACCTCGCAGTCAAGCCGAACCCAAGTGGTGACCAAcccgccgccgtcatcgtcaaaaaagagacagagagatGTCGATTGGAATGATTTCTACAAAAATGGCCTGCCGACCGAAATCATCGTCATTGATGACTCCCCCGAGCCCGAGGAGCCGGCAACGTCCAAGAACCTGACCAACGGACATTCCTATGCCAGCGGCCCGACCGATGCTTCGGTCGCCCCTCCggccaagaggaggagaaaagagacTGATGCGGCGCCTTACGACCCTGTTCACCATATCGCATCACACACCCACACTCCTCGCCAGTATGGGTCGCCAAGCAAATCGACAACGTCAAGTGGCCGTACCAACTCTGCCAATCATACCACGGCCGCTACCTCACTTGGCTCACTTTCATCAAACGGTCAGTATGACCACGAGTTGCAGCAGGCGAGCCAGGGCCAGAAGCGGAAAAGAACCCGGGCGCAGACGAACAGCGAGGCGAAGCGTCGCGAGGCTCTGGTCACAGATGCTTTTGCCAGCTAcattcctcctcggcagcccaTCAAGAAGTCCCGAGATGTCCCGGTCCAGATCATCACTGAT CCTCCGCACATGCAGACCTCGCGggtcgacgatgacgaaggTCACTACATTGTTGTGCCGGACAATCCCTTGACTGAGCGAT ATCAAATGGTCAAGCTGCTTGGACAAGGCACGTTCGGCAAAGTCGTCCAAGCCAAGGACAGGCAGCGTCCAGGGAAGTTGGTCGCCATCAAGATCATTCGCTCGGTGCAAAAGTACCGCGAAGCCAGCAAGATTGAGCTCCGAGTCCTGGAAACGCTCAAGGCCAACGACCCGGAGAATCGCAACAGGTGCATTCACCTCCGAGACTGCTTCGACTACCGCGGCCACATCTGCATCGTTATGGACCTGTTGGGTCAGAGCGTGTTCGACTTTCTTAAGAGCAATAATTTCGTCCCCTTTCCCAACAGCCAGATTCAGAGCTTCGCCCGCCAGCTGTTTACCAGCGTAGCCT TCTTGCATGATCTCAACTTGATCCACACGGATTTGAAGCCCGAGAATATCTTGCTTTGTCATAACGAGTACCAGACGTTCACGTACAACCGCAAGATTCCATCCTCGAGCAGCAATGTTGCCCGCCAGGCCACACAAAGAAGAGTATTGTTGGACACCGAGATCCGGTTGATTGACTTTGGGTCTGCAACATTTCAGGACGAATATCACTCGTCCGTTGTGTCAACTCGGCATTACCGTGCACCCGAAATcattcttggtcttggctggTCTTTCCCCTGCGACATTTGGAGCATTGGATGCATTCTCGTCGAGTTCTTCACCGGAGATGCCCTTTTCCAGACACACGATAACCTCGAGCATCTGGCCATGAtgcaggcggtggtggacgCCAATATTGACACTCACCTTGTCCAGTCTGTTAACCGCCAGCCACGCAATGGCACCAACCCAGCATCCAG GTACTTCAAGCGGAACAAGCTTGATTACCCGACAGCAGATACCACAAGACAGTCGAAGAGATTTGTCAGAGCAATGAAGACACTTCCG GAGATCATTCCACCGAACAACAAGTTCCTGAAAGAGTTCTTGGCCCTTTTACAAAAGATCTTTGTCTATGACCCTGCCAAACGGATAACGGCCAAGGAGGCTCTGAGCCATCCCTGGTTCCAAGAACACGCTTACCCCGACGACGGAACCGAGGCTGCTCGCATTCGCGCCGAAAAGCAGAGACTCAACGAACTGTCGGCCATTGCGCCATGA